One window of the Zygotorulaspora mrakii chromosome 6, complete sequence genome contains the following:
- the TBF1 gene encoding Tbf1p (similar to Saccharomyces cerevisiae TBF1 (YPL128C); ancestral locus Anc_8.630): protein MAEVFSDNLSRFNEILQSLPLELRLKISSLSLLDNVSTQLLRLLVSNSGSPQTFEAIEGSSGYPISGERQIFQTLLRLFKEIRLIYNDGSCLLNVHNVAPGMWLPNCSAPLLLRGHETYIMTTIRKANLLTYMLTILGCFDYGFDFLQESFFEVFCPNTAFSGGSSLDQNGKLLKSHGILYLGLKTQAYISGLKTMNNENKNDSMVEDDDLISRSKCEHFLDLIFPNNLDELLILRRTDRSDQNLSELMTPSEREFIERCIRRRENLSQYTSYKSLTQDYSWYHFIKELLDYINKNMGVIILGRKSRGKSTLHSYSISAFDPQVLYASGEGNTVEVEDSPTQQNSMENTDNGPLPGSFASSDSVVHFSAATKVLDPNTHLTAKSIADTAVSVTANHSIAIKKVKPKRTWSKEEEDALVEGLKAVGPSWSKILDIYGPGGKISEALKNRSQVQLKDKARNWKLHYLKSGRTLPEYLVKVTGTLERTFRSKKKNLKPTLELSQRQSNASDLFRAATTEPSDFDPSLQSTI from the coding sequence ATGGCAGAAGTGTTCTCAGATAATTTAAGCAGGTTCAACGAGATTTTGCAAAGCTTGCCGCTAGAGTTGCGTCTAAAAATATCTTCATTGAGTCTTCTAGATAATGTCTCCACACAATTGCTGAGGCTGCTAGTCTCAAACTCCGGCTCGCCGCAGACATTTGAAGCTATTGAAGGTTCATCAGGATACCCAATATCTGGCGAAAGGCAAATATTTCAGACGTTATTAagacttttcaaagagatcagACTGATATACAATGATGGAAGTTGCTTATTGAACGTTCACAATGTGGCGCCCGGTATGTGGTTGCCCAACTGCTCTGCACCTCTGCTTTTGAGAGGTCATGAAACCTATATTATGACCACTATTCGCAAGGCAAACCTGCTGACATATATGCTAACGATCCTGGGATGTTTCGACTATGGATTTGATTTTCTGCAAGAGTCCTTTTTCGAAGTGTTCTGCCCCAATACAGCGTTCTCCGGTGGTAGTTCGTTGGATCAAAACGGTAAACTGTTGAAATCACACGGAATACTTTATTTGGGTCTGAAAACTCAGGCATATATATCTGGGCTGAAAACAATGAATAATGAAAACAAGAACGACAGTATGGTCGAAGACGATGATCTTATATCACGGTCGAAATGTGAACACTTCTTGGACTTGATTTTTCCCAATAACCTGGATGAACTGCTTATTTTAAGAAGAACTGATAGATCAGATCAAAACCTCAGTGAATTAATGACGCCTTCTGAGAGAGAATTTATTGAAAGGTGTATTCGCCGCAGAGAAAACCTGTCACAATATACCAGCTACAAAAGTTTAACTCAAGACTATAGCTGGTATCATTTTATTAAAGAACTGCTAGAttatatcaacaaaaatatggGAGTCATTATCCTGGGCCGTAAAAGTCGTGGGAAATCAACACTCCACTCATATAGTATTTCCGCATTCGATCCACAGGTGCTATATGCATCAGGTGAAGGCAACACTGTAGAGGTCGAAGATTCGCCAACTCAGCAGAACTCAATGGAAAACACCGACAACGGGCCACTTCCTGGTTCTTTTGCATCATCTGATTCAGTCGTTCACTTTTCCGCGGCTACGAAAGTCCTAGATCCGAATACGCATCTGACAGCAAAGTCTATCGCCGATACGGCCGTATCAGTAACAGCAAATCATTCCATTGCCATCAAGAAAGTCAAGCCCAAGAGGACTTGGtctaaagaagaagaggatgcATTGGTGGAAGGTCTAAAAGCGGTCGGGCCTTCATGGTCCAAAATACTGGATATATATGGACCAGGTGGGAAAATTTCTGAGGCATTAAAGAATCGAAGTCAAGTACAACTGAAGGACAAAGCACGCAATTGGAAACTACATTACCTGAAATCTGGCAGGACTTTACCGGAGTATTTAGTGAAGGTGACAGGGACCTTAGAAAGAACCTTCCGatccaagaaaaagaatctcaAACCTACACTCGAGTTGTCTCAAAGGCAAAGCAATGCATCTGATTTGTTCCGTGCTGCGACAACGGAGCCTTCAGATTTTGATCCAAGTCTTCAATCGACTATATAG
- the HHO1 gene encoding histone H1 (similar to Saccharomyces cerevisiae HHO1 (YPL127C); ancestral locus Anc_8.629) translates to MAPKKSAIKSKKTGKGVAKANAKAVAKPPAKAPVKATAKAPVKTAGKHPVVKAKGKMSIGVKKEESEASKSYKELITEALLALKERKGSSRPALKKYIKDKYPKIGSSTNFDLYFNNAIKKGVETKDFDQPRGPSGTLKLVKKSAAPAAGTAGTPSPSANTATAANGKSANGVKKTHEKVKQAKKAPSPIANPTYRDMILAGLLKLNDGKGSSRIALKKFVKDQFFPSSKATSNFDHLFNSAIKKGVETGAFAQPKGPSGLLKKGKGKPIMQKITA, encoded by the coding sequence ATGGCCCCCAAGAAATCTGCCATCAAGAGTAAAAAAACCGGTAAGGGCGTTGCAAAAGCCAACGCTAAAGCTGTCGCAAAGCCGCCCGCTAAAGCACCTGTCAAGGCAACTGCCAAGGCACCTGTTAAGACTGCGGGCAAGCATCCAGTTGTGAAGGCCAAGGGTAAGATGTCTATCGGCGTCAAGAAAGAGGAGTCGGAAGCCTCCAAAAGCTATAAGGAGTTGATAACGGAGGCGCTGTTGGCGTTAAAGGAGCGCAAGGGCTCGAGCCGTCCAGCGTTGAAGAAGTACATCAAGGATAAGTATCCGAAGATTGGAAGCTCTACGAATTTTGACCTGTATTTCAACAACGCTATAAAGAAGGGAGTTGAAACTAAAGACTTTGACCAGCCAAGGGGGCCATCCGGCACGCTCAAACTTGTGAAAAAATCTGCAGCACCTGCAGCGGGAACTGCGGGAACGCCATCACCCTCTGCTAATACCGCGACCGCCGCCAATGGTAAGTCTGCCAATGGCGTTAAGAAAACTCATGAAAAGGTGAAGCAAGCCAAAAAAGCACCATCTCCAATTGCTAATCCTACCTACAGGGATATGATTCTTGCAGggcttttgaaattgaacgACGGGAAGGGGTCAAGCCGCAtagctttgaaaaagttcgTGAAAGATCAATTTTTCCCTTCTTCAAAGGCTACTTCCAATTTCGATCACCTGTTCAATTCGGCCATCAAGAAAGGTGTCGAAACTGGAGCGTTTGCTCAACCTAAAGGACCCTCTGGCCTCTTGAAAAAGGGAAAGGGCAAACCAATAATGCAAAAGATAACTGCTTAG
- the NPT1 gene encoding nicotinate phosphoribosyltransferase (similar to Saccharomyces cerevisiae NPT1 (YOR209C); ancestral locus Anc_8.625) — MTDSVITSFLDTDLYKLTMHAAVFSSFADIEVVYKYTNRSAQLNLNAEAIEWLKQQFGYLGQLKFTEEEIEYLRKQIPSLPQDYLDFIKHFKLYPERQLSVTAEKVAGKEDQYNLNVLVQGKWVDTILYEIPLLALISESYFKFVDVDWEYEGQLEKAQAKAKKLFENSIKFSEFGTRRRRSKKTQDLVMQGIVKAVAENPDVYTKLLLGTSNVHFAKEFNVKPIGTVAHEWVMGIAAITNDYINANKNAMDYWIKTFGPENAGLALTDTFGTDDFLKSFHPPYSNAYVGVRQDSGDPVEYTKKIAHHYYDVLRLPKFSKIICYSDSLNVEKAIDYAHVAREYGLLATFGIGTNFTNDFQRKSERTIKSEPMNIVIKLLEINGNHAIKISDNLGKNMGDPETVERVKQELGYVEKKWSGDNEAHRWSA, encoded by the coding sequence ATGACTGATTCGGTTattacttcttttttggaCACTGACTTATACAAGTTGACAATGCACGCTGCTGTATTCTCAAGCTTTGCAGATATTGAAGTTGTGTACAAGTATACGAATAGATCCGCACAGCTGAATTTGAATGCTGAAGCCATTGAATGGTTGAAACAGCAGTTTGGATATCTAGGTCAGCTTAAATTCACCgaggaagaaattgaatactTGAGGAAACAGATCCCCTCATTGCCCCAGGACTACTTGGACTTTATCAAGCACTTTAAATTATACCCTGAAAGACAACTTTCTGTCACTGCTGAGAAAGTCGCAGGTAAAGAAGACCAGTACAACTTGAACGTCTTGGTCCAGGGTAAATGGGTAGATACTATCCTTTATGAAATTCCGTTACTGGCCTTGATTTCTGaatcatatttcaaattcgtCGATGTCGATTGGGAGTATGAAGGCCAATTGGAGAAAGCACAAGCAAAGGCAAAGAAATTATTCGAAAATAGTATTAAATTTAGTGAATTTGGTACTAGACGTCGCAGATCTAAAAAAACACAAGATCTTGTCATGCAAGGGATCGTGAAAGCTGTTGCTGAAAACCCCGATGTTTATACTAAATTACTACTTGGTACGTCCAACGTGCACTTTGCGAAGGAATTCAACGTAAAACCTATAGGCACAGTGGCGCATGAATGGGTTATGGGGATTGCTGCCATCACCAACGATTACATTAACGCTAACAAGAATGCTATGGATTATTGGATCAAAACATTTGGTCCAGAAAATGCTGGTTTGGCACTTACCGATACGTTTGGTACTGACGATTTCCTGAAATCATTTCATCCACCATATTCAAATGCTTATGTTGGTGTAAGGCAGGATTCTGGAGATCCAGTTGAGTATACGAAAAAGATTGCTCATCACTACTATGATGTCTTAAGGTTGCcaaagttttcaaagataatTTGCTACTCTGACTCTTTGAACGTCGAGAAAGCTATAGACTACGCTCATGTTGCTCGAGAATACGGACTTCTGGCAACATTTGGAATCGGTACAAATTTCACAAATGATTTCCAAAGAAAATCGGAACGTACAATTAAAAGCGAGCCCATGAATATCGTTATAAAGCTGTTAGAAATTAACGGTAATCATGCGATCAAAATATCCGATAATTTAGGCAAAAACATGGGTGATCCCGAAACTGTTGAGAGAGTTAAGCAAGAGTTAGGatatgttgaaaaaaagtggtCTGGTGATAATGAAGCCCATAGATGGAGTGCTTAA
- the NAN1 gene encoding Nan1p (similar to Saccharomyces cerevisiae NAN1 (YPL126W); ancestral locus Anc_8.626), with protein sequence MTQSGVYQKYKLSVVSGGRPILPRGGNTSCCNKSQACLTPDELGYIIPFNNQIKVYSVETRQCIKTLKFGNNGILSKIFANDDTCIAHISIGDITSQDSDDDRKITVFTNDGSVIVLNYRGKLIDSPKYLNIKLAENETICKVFGSKTSDTSDSKEFKILTAEPTFSFGSQYTYRLYSLRPKEEMKIALEQVVESVILSSWSQNDKLLAFLYYKEKRKQFMIMSVFEKTSALPKEFDFQSILTSQDPSSTSSNNSRYITSMALDSDGSQLALGFASGVITVVTLEDLQTRVLKWHIDSVLSLSFTQDGTYLLSGGWEKVLSFWQLSTNLQQFLPRLNGVIVDCQPLGNDKYYSIALQMTENFSSSDFQLLLLNSGDLTSRVSINGPLPVFNSVVKNTVQPFSAISSKASTTVSAVNNSKKKHKKKLLKSKRQDYTTCAEINPLSKHIYFPHISAMQMYDFYKNEQVSYQYMTSGINNSMGKVRFELNIKDPEVVNVKFTKNGKWMITYEVEYPPEDLLSSKDLLHTLKFWSQEDNDVNWTLKTKVINPHSTGVPVTSILPAPHAINGSKGFLTADNAGGLKYWSFQENENNWCLVKLSLPNFNHFSNSVSLAWSQDGSLIFHGFDEKLLTIDFDTFAPFEGSGNIDTINEFNLDSEIQAIKVINNTNLIVATRTTLNTINILQGQMVNSFDLFPYVNGVYKKGHLDRLIACDEKTGRVALVINQQYEDSNLKLSMGYKARIVIFNADLSEKLGIFTHEEYIAWIGWNHDTDFIFVDIGSRLGVVGTTINTEMLDEVDKDILLNNLQPGHQDFKQQLLKLSSSKLTEGVIDHDQEDDLTLELINGNKNEKLINMNSFTNMFENIQNVQMDTLFDRVMKVIT encoded by the coding sequence ATGACGCAATCAGGTGTATACCAAAAGTACAAACTTTCGGTGGTCTCTGGTGGAAGGCCCATTCTTCCAAGAGGTGGGAATACTTCCTGCTGCAACAAAAGTCAAGCGTGCCTAACGCCAGATGAACTTGGATATATTATTCCTTTCAATAATCAGATCAAAGTTTACTCGGTGGAAACGAGGCAGTGCATCAAGACGTTAAAATTTGGCAATAACGGGATCTTGTCGAagatttttgcaaatgatGATACTTGCATAGCGCACATAAGCATCGGAGATATTACGAGCCAAGAcagtgatgatgatagAAAAATCACCGTTTTCACTAATGATGGAAGTGTGATTGTGCTTAACTATAGAGGTAAATTAATAGACTCACCAAAGTACTTGAACATTAAGCTGGCTGAAAATGAAACGATCTGTAAGGTCTTCGGATCAAAAACGAGTGACACCAGTGATAGCAAGGAGTTCAAAATTCTGACCGCAGAGCCAACATTTTCGTTCGGCTCTCAATATACTTATAGGTTATACAGTTTGAGaccaaaagaagagatgaagatagCACTCGAACAAGTTGTTGAAAGTGTGATATTATCGAGTTGGTCTCAAAACGACAAGTTATTGGCATTCCTGTATTACAAAGAGAAACGGAAGCAGTTTATGATAATGTCTGTTTTCGAGAAAACCTCAGCATTACCAAAGGAATTCGATTTCCAGTCAATATTAACCTCACAAGATCCCTCGTCGACATCATCAAATAATTCAAGATATATAACATCTATGGCTTTGGATTCGGATGGTTCACAGTTAGCTTTAGGCTTTGCATCTGGTGTGATAACGGTCGTGACATTGGAGGACCTTCAAACTAGAGTACTCAAGTGGCATATAGATTCTGTTTTATCATTATCTTTTACACAAGATGGTACGTATCTGCTGTCGGGTGGTTGGGAAAAAGTTTTAAGTTTTTGGCAGCTATCAACGAATTTGCAGCAGTTTTTACCCCGGTTGAACGGTGTTATAGTTGACTGTCAACCTTTAGGAAATGACAAATATTATTCCATCGCATTACAAATgactgaaaatttttcaagttctgACTTTCAATTATTGCTGCTAAATTCAGGAGACCTTACATCGAGGGTGTCAATAAATGGTCCATTACCTGTTTTCAATAGTGTTGTAAAAAATACGGTACAGCCATTTTCtgcaatttcatcaaaagcATCAACAACAGTGTCAGCAGTTAATAattcgaaaaagaaacacAAGAAAAAACTATTGAAAAGTAAGAGGCAAGACTATACCACATGTGCTGAAATAAACCCACTGTCAAAGCATATTTATTTCCCCCACATATCTGCTATGCAGATGTATGATTTCTATAAAAATGAGCAAGTTTCATATCAATATATGACTTCTGGTATCAACAATTCTATGGGTAAAGTTAGATTCGAGTTAAACATCAAGGATCCTGAAGTAGTTAATGTTAAATTTACTAAGAACGGAAAATGGATGATCACTTACGAAGTTGAATATCCACCTGAAGACCTACTTTCATCTAAGGATCTACTACacactttgaaattttggtcTCAAGAAGATAATGATGTCAATTGGACTCTCAAGACTAAGGTCATTAATCCTCACAGTACCGGTGTTCCTGTAACAAGTATTTTACCTGCACCACATGCCATAAACGGTTCTAAGGGATTCTTAACCGCAGATAATGCTGGCGGACTGAAATATTGGtcatttcaagaaaatgaaaataattGGTGTTTGGTCAAGTTATCCTTGCCAAATTTCAATCATTTCAGTAACTCTGTTTCTTTGGCTTGGTCACAAGACGGAAGCTTAATATTTCATggatttgatgaaaagcTTCTCACCATAGATTTTGATACATTTGCACCTTTTGAAGGCTCAGGTAACATAGATACTATCAATGAGTTCAATCTTGACTCAGAAATCCAGGCAATCAAGGTCATAAACAATACAAATTTAATAGTTGCTACACGAACGACATTGAATACAATCAATATTTTACAAGGTCAAATGGTGAACAGCTTTGATCTATTCCCTTATGTGAATGGCGTTTATAAAAAAGGTCATCTTGATAGACTGATTGCTTGCGATGAAAAGACCGGACGAGTTGCTTTAGTTATAAATCAACAATACGAGGATAGTAATCTAAAGCTTTCCATGGGCTACAAAGCGCGCATTGTAATTTTTAATGCTGATCTTTCAGAGAAACTCGGAATTTTTACTCACGAAGAATATATCGCATGGATTGGTTGGAACCATGACACAGATTTCATATTCGTCGACATAGGCAGTCGCCTCGGTGTTGTGGGTACAACCATCAACACAGAAATGTTGGATGAAGTCGACAAAGACATACTACTCAATAATCTACAACCAGGCCATCAGGATTTCAAGCAGCAACTTTTGAAGCTGTCTTCCTCTAAACTCACGGAAGGTGTCATAGATCATGATCAAGAAGATGACCTGACGTTGGAACTCATTAACGGCAAcaagaatgaaaaactgATAAATATGAACAGTTTCACAAACATGTTTGAAAACATTCAAAACGTGCAAATGGATACTTTATTTGATAGAGTTATGAAAGTAATCACATAA
- the RPB10 gene encoding DNA-directed RNA polymerase core subunit RPB10 (similar to Saccharomyces cerevisiae RPB10 (YOR210W); ancestral locus Anc_8.627) — protein MIVPVRCFSCGKVVGDKWESYLTMLQEDELDEGTALTKLGLKRYCCRRMILTHVDLIEKFLRYNPLERRD, from the coding sequence ATGATTGTTCCTGTTAGATGTTTCTCGTGCGGCAAAGTTGTTGGTGACAAGTGGGAGAGTTACCTAACCATGTTGCAAGAGGATGAGTTGGATGAAGGTACAGCTCTAACAAAGTTGGGTTTGAAAAGATACTGCTGTAGAAGAATGATCCTCACACACGTTGACCTGATTGAGAAGTTTTTGAGATACAACCCATTGGAAAGAAGGGATTGA
- the MGM1 gene encoding dynamin-related GTPase MGM1 (similar to Saccharomyces cerevisiae MGM1 (YOR211C); ancestral locus Anc_8.628), with the protein MRLSSGGLYIGLRTSLLGTTGMRASGSRLLALAGRRSRSTSAHGRVAGYLTGYPTTVVNRLHYHSYARAHPFQFRLFQGLNYTSKRFINIFPNIIARAIKFPAYVGGGMAAAGSYLAYKMEKANSYAQDKWGNFRDKLSGLFPNENEYGQNNNNNNGDGDSAGAAALLISSNDDKRESDDDEEEDDNLDEDNTQDEMLNLTKQMIEIRSILNKIDSASAHLTLPSIVVIGSQSSGKSSVLESIVGKEFLPKGSNMVTRRPIELTLVNTPNSADVTADFPALRMYNLKNFKEVKRLLMELNMAVPSTEAVSEDPIQLTIKSSRVPDLSLVDLPGYIQVEAADQPFELKSKIKNLCDKYLNEPNIILAISAADVDLANSSALRAAKNADPQGLRTIGVITKLDLVSPEVARGILTNRKYPLKMGYVGVITRAPRTSKVHVGLFGRDVNLEGTTSAKHSSSDLEPEQIKTRQFEKDFFKENKQVFTNCEVSTKRLREKLIKILEISMSNALEPTSMLIQQELDDTSYLFKVEFNDRQLTPKSYLLNNIDVLKLGIKEFQEKFNRNELKSILKADLDQKVLDFLATRYWKDENLQELSSKMSSDEEILYWHKKLELASSSLTKIGVGRLSTMLVTNAILKELENILQETQLRNHDLIKELVTNTAVNVLNTKYYATADQVENCIKPFKYEIDLDSRDWNIAREHAIMLMKEETRQCNERYQAIKNAIGGRKLQQVMGYLQQDPTKKETLGMSKLLLERGSEAVFLNKRLQVLSFRMKLLKNKCHSVNEKDHCPEIFLNAVSDKLTSTAVLFLNVELLSDFFYNFPIELDRKLNILSDEQVEMFAKEDPKIARHIELQKRKDLLDLALEKIDAILVFKKSYKNLAKKK; encoded by the coding sequence ATGAGACTTTCTTCTGGTGGACTATATATAGGTCTTCGGACAAGTCTATTAGGTACGACTGGGATGCGGGCTTCCGGCTCACGACTGCTCGCTCTTGCgggaagaagaagcagaTCGACGAGTGCGCACGGTCGTGTGGCAGGGTATCTTACGGGATACCCAACAACCGTAGTGAACAGGCTGCACTATCACTCGTATGCGAGGGCACATCCCTTCCAGTTCAGACTGTTCCAGGGCCTGAATTATACCTCCAAGAGATTCATCAACATATTCCCTAACATAATTGCAAGGGCGATAAAGTTCCCCGCATATGTGGGCGGTGGTATGGCAGCAGCTGGGAGCTATCTCGCCTATAAGATGGAAAAGGCGAATAGCTACGCCCAGGATAAATGGGGCAACTTCAGGGACAAGCTATCGGGCCTCTTTCCAAATGAAAACGAGTATGGCcaaaataataacaataacaacGGCGATGGAGATTCAGCAGGCGCAGCAGCACTTCTCatctcttcaaatgatgataaaagGGAGagtgatgatgacgaagaagagGACGACAACTTGGACGAAGATAATACACAGGACGAAATGCTAAACCTGACCAAGCAAATGATAGAGATCAGGTCGATCTTGAACAAGATAGATTCTGCATCGGCACATCTGACGCTTCCTTCAATTGTTGTCATAGGTTCCCAGTCTTCGGGGAAGTCCTCTGTTTTGGAATCGATCGTTGGCAAAGAATTTCTGCCTAAGGGATCGAATATGGTAACGAGAAGACCGATTGAATTAACTTTGGTCAACACTCCTAACTCTGCGGATGTCACAGCTGATTTCCCAGCTCTGAGAATGTACaacttgaaaaacttcaaagaAGTCAAAAGATTGTTGATGGAGCTGAATATGGCGGTTCCATCAACAGAAGCTGTATCTGAAGATCCTATTCAACTAACAATCAAGTCTTCCCGAGTCCCTGATTTGTCTTTGGTAGATCTCCCAGGTTACATTCAAGTAGAAGCTGCTGATCAGCCTTTTGAATTGAAGAGcaagatcaaaaatttatgTGACAAATACTTGAACGAACCAAATATTATATTGGCAATATCAGCTGCAGATGTAGATTTGGCAAATAGTTCAGCTCTAAGGGCAGCTAAGAATGCTGATCCTCAGGGCTTGAGAACAATAGGTGTCATTACAAAATTAGATTTGGTATCGCCCGAAGTTGCTCGTGGTATACTAACTAATAGAAAATATCCTTTAAAAATGGGCTATGTGGGTGTAATAACTAGAGCCCCAAGGACAAGCAAAGTTCACGTTGGTCTTTTTGGTAGGGATGTTAACTTGGAAGGTACAACTTCTGCAAAACATTCTTCATCAGATCTGGAACCTGAGCAAATTAAGACAAGgcagtttgaaaaagactTCTTTAAGGAAAATAAGCAGGTTTTCACAAATTGTGAGGTTTCAACTAAAAGGCTTAGAGAAAAACTTATTAAAATTTTAGAAATATCAATGTCAAATGCTTTAGAACCAACCTCTATGTTGATTCAACAAGAATTGGATGACACTTCATACCTTTTCAAGGTTGAATTTAACGATCGTCAATTGACCCCGAAATCATATTTGCTGAATAACATAGACGTACTCAAATTAGgcatcaaagaatttcaggaaaaattcaatagAAATGAATTAAAATCTATTTTGAAGGCAGATTTagatcaaaaagttttagATTTTCTAGCTACAAGATATtggaaagatgaaaatttacAAGAATTGTCATCAAAGATGAGTAGCGATGAGGAGATTTTATATTGGCATAAAAAATTAGAACTGGCATCTTCAAGTTTAACGAAAATTGGTGTTGGTAGATTATCAACTATGTTGGTTACAAATGCTATTCTAAAAGAGCTCGAGAATATTTTACAAGAGACACAGTTGAGGAATCATGATCTAATAAAGGAGCTAGTCACGAATACAGCAGTAAATGTTCTTAATACCAAATACTATGCCACAGCGGATCAGGTAGAAAATTGTATCAAGCCATTTAAATATGAGATAGATTTAGATTCAAGAGATTGGAATATTGCTCGGGAGCATGCAATCATGCTCATGAAGGAAGAAACACGACAGTGTAatgaaagatatcaagCGATAAAGAACGCCATTGGTGGCAGAAAGCTACAGCAGGTAATGGGATACTTGCAGCAAGATCCAACGAAAAAGGAAACTCTTGGAATGTCTAAACTATTGCTTGAAAGAGGCTCAGAAGCAGTATTCCTCAATAAAAGACTACAAGTCTTATCTTTCAGAATGAAATTGCTGAAGAATAAATGCCATTCCGTCAACGAAAAGGATCACTGTCCTGAAATATTTCTGAATGCGGTAAGTGATAAACTAACATCTACAGCAGTATTATTCCTAAATGTTGAACTGCTGAGTGATTTCTTCTACAACTTTCCAATCGAACTGGATAGaaaattgaacattttAAGTGATGAACAAGTTGAAATGTTCGCGAAGGAAGACCCAAAGATCGCAAGACACATCGAACTTCAAAAACGCAAAGACCTCTTAGATCTAGCACTGGAGAAAATAGATGCAATACTTGTCTTCAAGAAAAGCTACAAAAATTTAGCCAAGAAAAAGTAG
- the STE4 gene encoding G protein subunit beta (similar to Saccharomyces cerevisiae STE4 (YOR212W); ancestral locus Anc_8.631), whose protein sequence is MMNDHLENRTNSCDHYIQPQEIVVPDYLLLEDKIQCKIDSARRESEQLHQQIDKVRSKACDAQLLEMTRNVGSLNKNKVNLRPTILLRGHNSKISSFKWAHDSKSILSASQDGFMIIWDSVSGFKKNAIPLDSQWVLSCGISPSNALVSSAGLNNNCTIYRVSKEHKVQQNVVSIFKGHTGYISDTDFMDNSHVVTASGDMTCAYWDIPKAKRVREYADHLGDVLALSIPNEQAQQSGNNIFASCGSDGYSYISDIRAPTMVQSFFVGDADVNAIQFFRDGNSIVTGSDDGVSRMFDLRSDCSIAEFSLSHSIRHEKHSTHTGSTVDGGDSSSQRAFASLTSPSYLDNQGVVSLDFSGSGRLMYACYTDVGCYVWDVLKAEIVGKLEGHSNRISGVRTSPDGQAVCTGSWDSTMKIWTPGYM, encoded by the coding sequence ATGATGAATGACCATCTGGAGAATCGAACCAATAGTTGCGACCATTACATTCAACCTCAAGAAATAGTTGTGCCGGATTATCTCCTTCTTGAAGACAAAATACAGTGTAAAATAGATTCAGCGAGACGGGAAAGCGAACAGTTGCACCAGCAAATAGACAAGGTGAGGTCAAAGGCCTGTGATGCGCAACTCCTTGAGATGACTAGGAACGTTGGATCATTGAATAAGAATAAAGTGAATTTGAGACCCACCATCTTGCTGAGAGGCCATAATAGCAAAATTTCTAGTTTTAAATGGGCTCATGACTCGAAAAGTATTCTGAGTGCAAGTCAGGATGGGTTCATGATTATATGGGACAGTGTTtctggtttcaaaaaaaatgcaattccCCTAGATTCGCAGTGGGTTTTATCTTGTGGTATATCTCCCTCTAATGCACTTGTTTCAAGTGCGGGCTTGAATAATAATTGTACTATATACCGAGTTTCAAAGGAGCACAAGGTTCAACAGAATGTTGTATCAATTTTCAAGGGTCACACAGGCTATATATCAGACACCGATTTCATGGATAACTCACATGTTGTAACTGCAAGCGGTGATATGACATGTGCGTATTGGGATATTCCCAAGGCAAAACGAGTTAGAGAGTATGCTGATCATCTTGGTGACGTTTTGGCACTATCAATTCCTAACGAGCAGGCACAGCAGTCAGGCAATAATATTTTTGCAAGCTGTGGATCAGATGGCTACAGCTATATATCGGATATAAGAGCGCCAACCATGGTCCAAAGTTTTTTTGTCGGCGACGCAGATGTTAATGcaattcaattctttcGAGATGGTAATTCTATCGTGACGGGAAGTGATGACGGAGTGAGCAGAATGTTTGATTTGCGGTCAGATTGCAGTATAGCTGAATTTTCCCTTTCTCATTCCATTAGACACGAAAAACACTCAACGCATACGGGGTCAACTGTTGATGGAGGTGATTCTTCATCGCAAAGGGCGTTTGCTTCGTTGACTAGTCCAAGCTACCTTGACAACCAAGGAGTGGTATCGTTAGACTTCAGTGGTTCTGGAAGGCTGATGTATGCATGTTACACTGATGTTGGATGTTATGTGTGGGACGTCCTGAAAGCCGAAATTGTAGGAAAGCTAGAGGGGCATTCAAATCGCATATCAGGAGTACGAACCAGTCCAGATGGTCAGGCGGTATGCACAGGATCTTGGGATTCTACAATGAAAATCTGGACACCAGGCTACATGTAG